In a genomic window of Caldivirga sp.:
- a CDS encoding trypsin-like peptidase domain-containing protein — protein sequence MSTNIKELIPSIVNKVSSSIVAIVTAGAVVDEWLNVIPIRGFGTGFAVDKHYVATASHVVSQLGEVTVVTSDGDLLETELVGADPEVDTAVLRVDGELNPIKLGDSDKIMVGEPVIAIGYPLGLMNQPTATFGIVSALGRTIRTGEIMLEGLIQTDAAINPGNSGGPLVNLDGEVVGINTAIIAGAQNIGFAIPINLARLSINELISKGVVEKPRIGIYGIDINRILARQYRLPVDRGVLVVSVQPYSPADEAGLRRGDVITSIDDVELSSIVRLKTYLYSRYVEGKREFKLRVMRGRKTMTVNVSL from the coding sequence GTGTCAACTAATATTAAGGAACTCATCCCAAGTATAGTTAATAAGGTTAGCTCATCAATAGTGGCGATTGTAACCGCTGGTGCGGTAGTGGATGAGTGGCTTAATGTGATACCCATTAGGGGTTTTGGAACAGGCTTCGCAGTTGATAAGCACTACGTAGCTACCGCATCCCATGTTGTTTCTCAACTTGGTGAAGTAACAGTGGTCACAAGTGATGGTGACCTACTTGAAACCGAGCTGGTGGGTGCGGACCCTGAGGTTGATACAGCCGTCCTTAGGGTTGATGGTGAACTTAACCCGATTAAACTAGGTGACTCTGATAAGATAATGGTAGGTGAACCAGTCATAGCTATTGGCTACCCACTGGGCTTAATGAATCAACCCACGGCAACATTCGGCATAGTGTCAGCCTTAGGTAGGACAATAAGGACCGGGGAAATAATGCTTGAGGGTTTAATTCAAACCGATGCGGCAATAAATCCAGGTAATTCAGGTGGTCCATTAGTGAACCTAGATGGGGAAGTAGTGGGCATAAATACTGCTATAATAGCTGGGGCCCAGAACATAGGCTTCGCCATACCCATTAACCTAGCCAGATTATCGATAAATGAATTAATAAGTAAGGGTGTCGTTGAGAAGCCTAGGATTGGGATTTATGGTATCGATATTAATAGGATACTTGCAAGACAATACAGGCTACCTGTGGACAGGGGAGTCCTAGTGGTCTCCGTTCAACCATACTCACCGGCTGATGAGGCTGGTTTAAGGAGGGGGGATGTAATAACGAGTATAGATGATGTTGAGTTATCATCAATAGTTAGGCTTAAGACTTACCTCTACAGTAGGTATGTTGAAGGCAAGAGGGAGTTTAAGCTAAGGGTTATGAGGGGTAGGAAAACCATGACGGTTAACGTTTCGCTTTAA
- a CDS encoding bifunctional nuclease family protein produces the protein MPNQETEGYLEAVVEGVYVTSTGAEAVMLLSTEEWGDFVLPIWIGMAEALSIQKAMGQTDFPRPLTHDLLVDILERLNASIEKVTIDALVDHTYTATIYLKDNRTGSQHYIDARPSDAVAVALRVNAPIFVANHLKQYTVSINELLGKSNQEEGEEGKSI, from the coding sequence ATGCCTAATCAGGAGACTGAGGGTTACCTAGAGGCTGTGGTTGAGGGCGTATACGTTACATCAACTGGCGCCGAGGCTGTTATGCTTCTAAGTACTGAGGAATGGGGGGATTTTGTATTACCGATTTGGATAGGTATGGCTGAAGCGTTAAGTATCCAGAAGGCAATGGGTCAAACGGACTTCCCAAGACCACTAACACACGATCTCCTAGTAGACATATTAGAGAGGTTAAATGCGTCAATTGAGAAGGTTACAATAGATGCCTTAGTTGATCACACGTACACTGCAACAATATACCTGAAGGATAATAGGACTGGTTCACAGCATTACATTGATGCAAGGCCAAGCGATGCCGTTGCAGTCGCACTGAGGGTTAATGCACCAATTTTTGTGGCAAATCATCTTAAACAGTACACAGTATCAATAAATGAATTACTGGGTAAGTCCAACCAGGAAGAGGGGGAGGAAGGTAAGTCCATTTGA
- a CDS encoding NifB/NifX family molybdenum-iron cluster-binding protein, with the protein MKLAVIVDSENRVTGPGEGEYILVYEVDGNVMKLTGRELNPALQAEMHRGLYALRRVRELGVDSLIVSEIGRPGFNLAKSLKLKIYVVPEGVSADDAVKMVTSGRVNIADAPTHEHGHHEHGLESM; encoded by the coding sequence ATGAAATTAGCAGTAATAGTTGACTCAGAAAATAGGGTAACAGGTCCAGGGGAGGGGGAATACATACTTGTTTATGAAGTAGATGGTAATGTGATGAAGTTAACAGGGAGGGAACTTAACCCAGCATTGCAGGCTGAGATGCATAGAGGTTTATACGCATTGAGGAGGGTAAGGGAACTAGGTGTTGATTCACTAATTGTGAGTGAAATAGGTAGGCCTGGATTTAACCTTGCCAAGTCCCTTAAGCTAAAAATCTACGTAGTGCCTGAGGGCGTAAGCGCTGATGATGCTGTTAAAATGGTTACCAGCGGTAGGGTTAATATTGCTGATGCACCAACTCATGAGCATGGACACCATGAACATGGGTTAGAATCAATGTGA